CCATCACTGCTCCCCAGAGAATGGCTGCAAAGAGCGCCGAACCATACGATGCCCCAAAGGCGAAAAAAGGAATGACAAAGCTCACCACCGGCGCTGCGGCAAGGACAATGAGCCCGTGCCGGTCATACAATCGTCCGGCAACAAGTGCCACTACCGCATCAACACCCATTGCTATCGCATAGAAGAGCGGGATCTGGGCATTCGAGACAATCCCTGTAGATGAATAATGATATGCAATCAGCGGGAATACGGCAAAACCGGCCATTGTCAGCGCCGTAAATATGCCATAGGGCACCAGTGCCTGCGCGGAGAGATGCTTCCCGGACGTACCTGATACCATCTCCATCTCCTCAGGCACCGGCGCCTTCATACGGGTGATATACAGTGCCGCCATCATCAGGAAGAAAGGAATGAGAAGAAGTGCGAAGCCTCCCCGGTAGTCTCCCTGCACCAGAAATACCGCAGAAAATATGAGCGGGCCTGCAATGGCCCCTATCTGGTCCATCGCCTCGTGGATGGCAAACCCCCACCCTCTTCCGACAGTGACCGTCACGTTCGAGAGGATCGCATCCTTCGCGGGTGCCCGGATGCCTTTCCCCATCCGTTCGATTATATAAAGGACAGCAGCAATCTCCCATGACCCGGCAAGAGCAAGGAACGGTACTGCAAGAAGCATCCCATACCCAAGAAAGGTCAGTGTCCAGTAATGACGTGTGGCATCCGCAACATACCCGGAGATGAGACGGAGGCCATACCCGACAAACTCCCCAAAACCGGCAACAAACGCAACAACAAACGCACTGCCCCCAAGGATGTACAGGTACGGGCCTGCCACACTCCGTGCCCCCTCATAGCACATGTCCCCGAAAAGGGAGACAATGCCAAAAAGAAGGATAACAGCATATGCATTCCGCCTTGTACCCGCCGGGAGAGGAGAAAACGGCCCCATACATACTATTCTCAACCACCATCCGTAATCAAACAATGTGTCCACCCTCCAGAACACCCGTACATTCTCACCACCAAACCATTTATGAATCAATACCGAAAATACAGTGACAGGGAGGCCGTTCCCACGGAAAAATCTCAGAACAACCGAACAACGAATATTGCCCCGTCACAAGGGCTGCAACAGAGAGCCGTATTTATCATTGGAATAATCCTGGTTTCGGCCATATTTACCAGCGGATGCATGAATAATACGACAACACCAGCAACGCAAACAGGCGGTATCACTGACTCTGCACCATTCACGGTTGCAGTCACCATCCCGCCATACCGGGAATTCGCGGAAGCCATCGGAGGGGATCACGTCACGGTCATGGTCATGGTGCCCGCCGGGGCAAGTCCCCACACCTATGAACCCACGCCCGGTCAGTTGCGGGCGCTTGCAGATACACCACTGTACCTGGCAGTGGGTTCCGGCATTGAATTCGAGGAGGCATGGATGGAGAGCCTCACCGCAGTCAACCCCGGTATGCAGGTCGTTGATACCTCTGCGGGCATCACCCTTCTCCACACCGACGAGGGGGATGCACCCGTCACTGATACTACAGTAGGTACAGATGGCGACATCCGCTATGACCCCCACATCTGGCTGTCACCTGCAAACGCCCGCGTCATCGCACGCACTATCGCTGACGCCTATATCACGTATGCACCGGCAGACGCTGCATATTTTGAGGGGCAATTTGCATCATACGATGCAGAACTCGAACAGCTGGACCAGGAAATAGAGGAGACTTTTGCCGGAACGGATAAAAAAACGGTACTCGTCTATCACCCGGCATGGGGATACTATGCCGACCGCTACGGACTTGACATGCACGCGGTTGAAACAGACGGAAAAGAGCCCTCGCCAGCCAATCTTCAGAAAATCATCTCCACCGCAAAAGAGAACGAAATCCCGGTCATATTTGCCTCACCGGAGTCCCCGACACGCAACGCAGAGGCCATCGCAGATGAAATCGGCGGGCAGGTTGTCTACATAAGTCCCCTTGCAGAGGACTACACGGACAATCTGGTACAGGTGACAGATGCGTTCAGGACGTGGGGCGTATGAATACGAAACCGCCGGTCATCGAAGTTGAGCAGGTAAACCTCTTCCAGAACGGGCATCCGGTTCTTGAGGATGTCAGCCTGACGGTGAATGAACATGAGTTCCATGCGATCATCGGCCCGAACGGTGGGGGAAAGACCACACTCCTCAAGGTGATCCTCGGCCTCATCCGTCCGGATTCCGGCACGGTCAGAGTAATGGGCGGCACACCCCACGCGATGCGGGCACATCTCGGGTATGTGCCGCAGTTTCGCACCTTTGACTTCCAGTTCCCGATATCGGTAGAGGACATGGTGGTATCAGGACGTCTCGGCCATCTTGATAGTCCCTTCCGGCGCCTGTCACATGTAGACAGGGAGGCAGCGGACGAGGCGATGGCAACAATGGAGATCACCCATCTCAGGGACCGCCCCATACACGACATCTCAGGCGGGGAACGACAGCGGGCAATCATTGCCCGTGCCCTTGCCGGAAAACCCTCCGTCCTGCTCCTTGACGAACCGACCGTCTATGTGGACAGTCCGACCGCAGAACGTTTTTATGATATTCTCAGTCGTCTGCGCGAAACAATGACCATCGTGCTCGTTACCCATGACATCACCGCCCTCTCACCGGATGTCACCCACATCTCCTGTGTCAACCGGCGTCTCTTTACGCACCATGACAACCAGATCACAGAAGAGATGATCACAGGCGCCTACCACTGTCCGGTAGACCTCATCGCCCACGGTATCCCTCACCGGGTCATCCCCGACCACGACAACCGAGTATTCGGGGGCAGATAATGATAGAAGCACTGGGATTTGAATTCTTTCGCAATGCCCTCATCGCAGGGGTGCTTGCTGCGATCGCCTGCGGCGTCATCGGCAGTTTTGTGGTTGTGAAACGGATGGCCTCCCTTGCAGGCGGCATCTCTCATGCAGCATTCGGCGGCATCGGTCTGGGGTATTTTCTCGGAATAGATCCGCTTGCAGGTGCTGCAGCAGTCGCACTCGGCACGTCTGCTGCCACCGCGTGGATACGAATGAAGGCGCACCAGCACCTCGACACCCTCGTTGGTGCAGTATGGGCCACCGGCATGGCGGCAGGTATCCTTTTTATCTACCTCACCCCTGGGTTTGCCCCCGACCTGTTCAGCTATCTATTCGGAAATATTCTCCTCGTCCCGCGTGACACACTCCTCATTATGGCTGCACTCACCGCAGGTATCTGCATCGTTGTGGCGGCCCTCTATCCCCGCCTTGTGGCGGTAAGTTTTGACGAGGAGTACGCCTCAGTAATGGACCTGCACCCCGATTGGATCATGGTCATCCTTCTGCTGTTGACCGGCCTCACGGTAGTGATGCTCATCCAGATTGTCGGAATCATCTTGGTGATAGCACTCCTGACACTGCCGGCGGCAACCGCACGCCTCTTCTCTAATAGTATGAAAGAGATGATCATCAGTGCGTCCCTCCTGGGCATTCTCTTCACCACCGCCGGCATATGGCTCTCGTACGCCTTTGACATCCCATCCGGAGCGACGATTGTAATGGTGAGTGCGTGTGTGTATTTTGGAGCACTGCCCATCCAACATCACATACGGGGCGGGAACCGCGGCGAATCCCAATAATATCATCTATGAAACTCCGGATGGATGAGAACGAACCCGATTAACAGAAAAGAGGGAGACTGATGAAGGTCAGACCTCCTGCATAAACCGGACACAGGTGCTGTCGTCTTCTGTATGCAGTGTCAATTCATTCCCGCTCATCCGGTAGGAGACCGCCTGTTCCAGCGCCGCAAGATACCCACTCTCCTGATCCATCACCCCAACAGGCGTTTCACAGTACATCATCGTCATACCCAGCGGGCCAATGGAGATTGTCGGCCCGTCTGTCGTGTATGAACCAAAATAACTGTTGCAGCCGCTCTTACCCGTCACCTGTCCGTCTTCACCGAAGACTGCGGTCACATCGGTGCCCGCCAGTGCAGATACCGTATTCCCGCCCGCATCCCGGTATGAGACCATCTGCCACTCACCTGCGGTCAGTTTCGGCTGTGCAATGGCATAGGTCACGAGAATACTACCGTCTTCATCCCGCAGGGTGAGCGTCTCCGGCGCCCGTTCAAACGTGGAAACATCACCCAGAAGGGCCAGATACTGAGACTCCTGCTCCATCACTCCTTCAGGCGTTTCGCAGGACATCCGGGTCGAGCCGACAGGGCCGATGGTTAACTCCATCCCACTCACCGAATATGACGCAAAATAATTGTTGCAGCCCGCACTGCCGGTCACCTGCCCGTCTTCACCGAAGACCGCGGTGATGGTGGTGCCCACGAGTGGGGAGATAACACCACCCTGACCATTATTGTAACCAGTCACTTCCCAGTCCTCCCCCTGCGGAGCCGGAGTGTATCTTTTGTATACCGCCATTCGCGTACCGTCTGCATCCGTGATGGTCAGATCACCAGGTCCAACACGGAAGGAGGCAGCCGCCTGCACAGCCGCAAGATACGCACTCTCCTGTGCCATCACACCTTCAGGGTCCATGCAGTACATCTCCGTCATGGCAAGCGGCCCGATGGAGATGGCACTACCGGTCACGACATATGCTCCGGAATAGCTATTGCATCCCGCCGTCCCGGATATCTGCCCGTCTTCACTGAATGCTGCCGTGACAGCAGTCCCTGTGAGAACAGAGACAAAACCGCCCGCCCCATTGTTGTAGCCAGTGAGCATCCATTCTGTTCCACCCAGGTTCTGGTTCACCGCACGGTAGACAAGGATTTCCTGCCCGGATGAGTCCGTTATTGTAAGCTGATCACCTGAGACCATGTATCCTGCCGCTGTCCGGAGGAGTGACAGGTAGCGTGACTCCTGGTCCATCACACCCGACTCACCGCAGTACATCATCGTCACTACTGGCATTTCCACTGTAAGCGACTGCCCATCCGTGACATATGCCGCAGTATACGTGTTGCACCCGGATGTGCCCCCCACAGAACCGTCTGCGAACTCAGCGGTGACAGGTGCTGTTGCAAGCGATTCTGTCATGGAACCGTCCATATTCATATAACTCTCCAACATCCAGACTGTGCCGGTCAGGTCGCCCCCTCCCATCGGTTCCTCTGTACATCCACAGCAGAACACGACGCCAAGGAGAATAAGAACCGTCCCCACAGTCATTGTCCCTCTTCTCATACGTCCCTGAATATCATTCAGACCATATATGTACTATGGTAAAAAGATGGATTTCCGGTTCACACAACCGGTATCAATGACCCATATTCCATCACACACCATGAGGATTTCATGAGATCCCGCACAAGAACAGGAATAACCGAATCTCCAACCATGGAAGAATCGGCCGGATGATATGAAAAATATGGTATGATTATGGATTCAGGGCTTCGCGACCCAGTTCAAAGGCACGGATATTGGTCTCGACGGTCTTTGGCGGGACAGACCGGGAGATCGCTTCCCTGAGGGCCTCAACACTCAGTGGCAGCACGTGTGACGCCGCACCAAGCATCACCACATTCTGTGCGAGAATCGTGCCCGCCTCGATCGCAAGACCTGCCGCATCAATAGCGGTGCAGGAGACATCCGCGAGTCGCTCCATGACTTCAGCCTCTGTCGGCACCTCAGCGCCTGCTGTGAAGGCCGATGTAGGCACAATGACCGAATCGCTCGTCACGATGGTGCCGCCGGGTTTCAGGAAATGGCGGTACCGGAGCGCCTCAAGGAGATCAAACGAGATGATAAGATCAGCAGTACCCGGTGAGATCAGCGGGCCATATACCCCGCCGATACGGATATGGGTCTCCACAGATCCACCGCGCTGTGCCATCCCGTGGGTTTCAGCTCCGCGTACAGGCACTCCCGCAACGAGGCATGCCGTGCCCAGAATGTTTGACGCAAGAATCGTGCCCTGTCCGCCGACACCGACAATCAGCACATCAAAGGATTCGGTCATTTCGCACCCCCCTTGTGAATTGCCCCCGCAGGACAGATGTCAGCACATACCGAACATCCGCTGCAGAGACTCGTAATCAGCGCCTTTCCGTCATGGAATTCAATGGCCGGACACCCGAATTTTACACAGAGGCCACAACCGGTGCAGACCTCCGGGTCCACCACATACGGTTTCCGGCGGATACCCTCACGGCGTGCGGCAATCACACACGGCTGGCGGGCCACAATCACCTTTACACCGTCGCGTCCCTTCGCTGTTTTCAGTGCCTCGAGAAGACCGGTGAGATCATAGGAGCTGACCGTCTCAACCCAGGTCGCACCGACGGAGCGGCAAATCGCTTCAAGGGAAACGGGGGGAGAGGCCACACCGGTGGCAGTCACTCCCGTATTCGGGTTGGGTTGGTGACCGGTCATCGCCGTGATACGGTTATCGAGAATGACGACCGTTATATTGGCACCGTTATAGACCGCATTCAGGAGTCCCTGAATACCGGTGTGCAGGAATGTCGAGTCTCCGATGGTGCAGACCACCGGACGTGTCTCACCAGACTGCGCGATCCCGCTTCCGACAGTGATGGACGCACCCATACAGATGGTAGTGTCCACCACTCCGAGCTGGATGCCGAGGGTATAGCAGCCGATGTCACTCGGGAAGATGCCGTCTTTAAACACCCTCTTCATTGCATAGAAGACCGCACGGTGGCCACATCCGGCACAGAGAAGCGGCGGGCGGGAAGGGATGCCGGCCTCAGGCTCTACCACGGGGTAGGTCTTTGTGGGAACATATCCTGCAGATACCATCGCCTGCGCCACCGCCGCAGGAGATAGCTCCCCTTCCAGCGCCAGATGACCATCCATCTTTCCGTGGACAACCGTTGTCGTCGCAGCCATGCGGACTGACTCTTCAATGACAGGCGAGAGTTCTTCGATGACAAGCACCGTCTCATGCTGGTCCACAAACGCTTTGAGCCATTCGGCATCAATCGGGTAGGCACCGATTTTTGCAAAGGAAACACCCTCGGGAATGAGTTCTTCCACATAAGATGCGGCAATACCTCCACTGATGATGGCTGTTTTCCCGCGCACCTCTGCGGAATTAAACCCGCCTTCAACAAGCATCTTTGCAAGGGGCGCCTGTTTTTCATTGAGCGTTTTGTGCAACACACGCGTATGGACAGGGATGACCACATACTGCTGCGGGTTTCTGACAAACTCACCCGTCCGGTGCCCGGTGCCGACGTCACCGGGTTCAATATCACTTTTCGAGTGGCATATGCGTGTTGTCGGGCGGAATAGCACAGGCAGTCCCACCTTTTCCGATAGAGTAAATGCCGCCTTCATCATTGAATGCGCATCACGGATACTTGCAGGGTCAAGACACGGGATCTTTGCGAAGAGTGCATATCGCCTGCTGTCCTGTTCATTCTGTGAACTGTGTGCATAGGGATCATCGGCAGAGAGAATCACAAACCCGCCTGTCACCCCGGTGTAGGCACTGGTAAGGAGCGGATCTGCTGCCACATTAAGCCCGACATGCTTCATCGTGACAAGAGAGCGGATACCCGTCCATGCCGCAGCAAGGGCATTTTCAAAGGCAACCTTCTCATTTACCGACCATTCAACGTAGAAATCACGGTCTTTCTGGTGGCGGAGGGAATCAATCACTTCTGACGACGGAGTCCCCGGGTACCCGCTTGCAAAGTCAATCTCTGCTTCCAGGCACGCGTGGGCAATCACCTCGTTCCCCAGCATATATCGAGTATTCATACCTGACAGAAGATATGAGTAAGAACCGGTTTATACTATTCTGATCCAATTGGCACTTGCCGCCCGAAAGGGGAAATTTGAGACCGACGAGACGTGAATCAAAACTGTTAATTACCCAGGAGTCCCATCTAATTAGGTAATTCTACGAGTGGGCCCGTAGCATAGTCGGTGGTGCACCCGGCTGATAACCGGGAGGTCGTGCGTTCGAGTCGCACCGGGCCCATTATTCTTTCATATTTTTGGTGATGAGAGTCATCCTTTAATGCATCTTTTCGGATTATGCCCGGTATGTTCGCCATTGTTAATTCATTTCCTTAATAAGGGGGCGCTTCCCAATACACTGTATGGACATACGACAGGCCGCGGCGGTCGCTCTTGCAGGGGTTGTGCTTTTTATATACCTCTCAATCATTGGCCAGTATGCGGCAAGCATCGCAGTTATGATCATCCTGATCATCGGCATGACCATCTACATGACCAGGCTTGGAAAAATAATTGGAGACATACCTGAACTGACCGCAAAACTCAGCCCGGATGCAAAAAGCGTTATCATCAGAAACTCTGGAAATACCAGTGCCGTGCAGATTCATGTCGCACTCGTCCCGCTTGATATTGAATATGATATCACAGAGATACCGGCAGAGGAAGAGCACACACATTCCCTTGACACGATGATCAACGAGGCGAAGGCATTCATCACATGGAAAGATAGTGAAGGCCACACATTCAGCCATGAAAGTGCCATCTCCGCGCTGGGGAAAGGAGAGGACGACCTTCTCAAACCGATGTTCCCGATGTTTGATATCAAAAAGTAATACGGAAGAGAGCAGCCGCTGTCACTGTATTGGTATGGAATCACCTGAAAGGTCTTCTCCTACAGGTTCTGAAACATTCGTTTATCCTTTTTTCCCTGTCTCAGACTGAAGCTTTGAAAAGAGAGGAGGTGGAAATCCCCTCTGAATGATAATCGTATGAAATTAATTTCCGGGATGCAGAATATTGCATTTCCTCTCAGGAAACAATAACCCTGCAGGAAGGATATGTTCTGGTAATGACAGGTATTGCACCGGTGCGATATGCAATCAGGCAATCCATCCGGAATTATCAGGGAGAGATTCCCCGTCCGGCCATTCATCCCGACTGGTATGTACAAATACTGATAGGTATCTGTCCCGGTTCATTTCCGGACTCACTCCAATAAATCCTCACTATTTATATCCGGATACTCTGTAAACCGCTGACATTGGTCATTTCCGGCAGGAAAATCTTCCTGGAGTTCCGTAAAGAACGTGCGGACTGCATCCATATCCCCCCGTTCAAAGGCAGCACGGATTTCTGCCACATCTACTCCCCACTCTTCGAGGATGGAAATATGGCCCTCGATCTGCTCATTACGTTTTCGCTCACCAGTCTGGTCACGGCCACATTCACCGTCTCCGGACCCGGGGTCATGCTCTTCACCGGTACCGATTAGACCCTCATCCTGGAGTTCTTCCACCAGAATATGGATCGCATCGGTGTCTCCCGATTCAAAGACAGCCTGTATTTCTGTTACATCTATACCCTGCTCTTCAAGAAGAACAAGACAATGCACCAGTAATTGATCCGGGTCACTGACACTGTTTGTATCAGTGCCGGGACCTGCGCTCGCCGGGAAGATGACAAGTGCAGAGAGACAGAACGTCACGAAAAGGCCTGCCAGTAGTATCTTCGAATGTCTGATCATCTGTGAACTTCCTTTTTCTTTTTCATTGCCGGGTGTGCCGAACCGAAACATCTCGGACACATCCTGCTCTCTCCATACATCAGTCAGACAAAGGATAAATGAACAAAATGATAATGATTGCACGACAAAACCGGACGGTTAAATTCATCCGCTCTGCGTTCATCAGCGGTGAAAAAAATAGTTTGCAGTATGGACTGCTCTGCTCTGCAAGATTATCAGTTTTCGGCGTCTTTCTGTTCAGCCAGAAGGAACTCAAGAACCGTGCCCATCGCCTCATGCAGACGGGATTCATCCGTTGCATACTGCTGGACTGCCTTATAGAGCATCACAATCGCTTCAAATCCGTACAGGTCGGCGGCATCCTCTGCAGTGAGGTCTTTTTTGTATGAATCGACTAAAAAACCGTCACTGCTGTACATCAGTTCTGAGAATACACCGTCTTCCCCCAGCACAAGATACTGGTTGTCCACCTTCTTTGTCATGTTGTCCGGACGGTAGGGCAGAGGCTCAGTCTTTCCCAAAATCAGCATCTTCTGGTCAAAATAGACAGTATCATAGAGTTCTCCTTTCCCATCCCGTTTTCCCCGAACCATCATCATGAGACCCGCCTGGGGAACAATCTCTGCGGCATCCTTTGTCAGACGCACAATCATGGGCACTACCGCCGCATGCATCTCCGGGGAGAGGGCGTCGACCCCTTCTGTGCTCTTCTTTGCACAGGCAACTGCTGCCTGAAATCCTTCTTCAATCTTCTCCAGATCGCATGAACCCTGCATAGATGAATGATTATTCAAAAGAAGCATTAATTCTTCCCCAACATTAACCGGAAATCCGGAAAAATGAGTGATGAAAATGCCAGATCCAGAACCCGATCAGAGTGGTTCAGCCAGCAGGTAATGGCGGCGGTGCCCGGTCACTTTTACCCGGAGACGGGTCCCCATGGCGATTTCAGTTGGAATGACAATATTCTGATAGGTGGCATCCCGTGCAATGACCGTCCCGTCCTTCTTCTGTTCGGTGACAAGCACCGGGAGTTCGCGCCCGATCCAGCGAAGATTCTCTTCATCATAGATCCGTTCGGTGAGGCGCGTGAGAGCACGGGACCGTTCTTTTTTCACCCAGTCAGGGAGATCACGGTGAAGGGCAGCAGGTGTCCCCTTCCTCATTGAGAAACGCGTGATGTTCACCTTGGTCGGACGCACCCGGCTAATCATCTCAAGGGTTTCGTCAGACTCGCGGCATCGTTCTGTGGGATAACCTGCAATGATATCTGTTGACACACGCACATCCGGAATCTCTTTGCGGAACGCCGCTACAATCGCCTCAAACTCTGCTGCTGTGTAACCGCGGTTCATGGATGCAAGGACCGCATCAGACCCCGACTGCACCGGTAGATGCACAAACCCGAAGATCTTCTCGTGGGCAAATGCGGGCGCAAGTCGGTCAATGATCCGGCCCGCTGTCGCAGGATTCATCATCCCCACCCGGAGGCGGAAATCGCCCTTCGCACCGGCAATCTGCTCCAGCAGGTATGCTAAGTCCAGCCCGATGTCCATGCCCCATGCACTTACATCCTGACCGGTGAGCTGAATTTCATAGGCACCTCCTGCTGCAAGCCGCTCTACTTCTGAAACAATTGCGTCAGCGGAAAAACTCTTCAGTGGGCCGCGGGCCTGCCGGGTGATGCAGTACGCACATGACCCAAGGCAGCCGGTGCCTGTCTGGACGACACCCGTATGGGGGTCGGTCATCGC
Above is a window of Methanogenium organophilum DNA encoding:
- a CDS encoding tRNA (N(6)-L-threonylcarbamoyladenosine(37)-C(2))-methylthiotransferase; amino-acid sequence: MDTLRDKTIHVESYGCTFNHADTEKIVAVAKRQGCVQVPAEEAECIILNTCTVVGATERAMLRRIRAFAGREIVVTGCMPVVQRNLLLETDPTLHLILPEEMYRTCPEVGAMTDPHTGVVQTGTGCLGSCAYCITRQARGPLKSFSADAIVSEVERLAAGGAYEIQLTGQDVSAWGMDIGLDLAYLLEQIAGAKGDFRLRVGMMNPATAGRIIDRLAPAFAHEKIFGFVHLPVQSGSDAVLASMNRGYTAAEFEAIVAAFRKEIPDVRVSTDIIAGYPTERCRESDETLEMISRVRPTKVNITRFSMRKGTPAALHRDLPDWVKKERSRALTRLTERIYDEENLRWIGRELPVLVTEQKKDGTVIARDATYQNIVIPTEIAMGTRLRVKVTGHRRHYLLAEPL
- a CDS encoding metal ABC transporter permease, with the translated sequence MIEALGFEFFRNALIAGVLAAIACGVIGSFVVVKRMASLAGGISHAAFGGIGLGYFLGIDPLAGAAAVALGTSAATAWIRMKAHQHLDTLVGAVWATGMAAGILFIYLTPGFAPDLFSYLFGNILLVPRDTLLIMAALTAGICIVVAALYPRLVAVSFDEEYASVMDLHPDWIMVILLLLTGLTVVMLIQIVGIILVIALLTLPAATARLFSNSMKEMIISASLLGILFTTAGIWLSYAFDIPSGATIVMVSACVYFGALPIQHHIRGGNRGESQ
- a CDS encoding META domain-containing protein codes for the protein MRRGTMTVGTVLILLGVVFCCGCTEEPMGGGDLTGTVWMLESYMNMDGSMTESLATAPVTAEFADGSVGGTSGCNTYTAAYVTDGQSLTVEMPVVTMMYCGESGVMDQESRYLSLLRTAAGYMVSGDQLTITDSSGQEILVYRAVNQNLGGTEWMLTGYNNGAGGFVSVLTGTAVTAAFSEDGQISGTAGCNSYSGAYVVTGSAISIGPLAMTEMYCMDPEGVMAQESAYLAAVQAAASFRVGPGDLTITDADGTRMAVYKRYTPAPQGEDWEVTGYNNGQGGVISPLVGTTITAVFGEDGQVTGSAGCNNYFASYSVSGMELTIGPVGSTRMSCETPEGVMEQESQYLALLGDVSTFERAPETLTLRDEDGSILVTYAIAQPKLTAGEWQMVSYRDAGGNTVSALAGTDVTAVFGEDGQVTGKSGCNSYFGSYTTDGPTISIGPLGMTMMYCETPVGVMDQESGYLAALEQAVSYRMSGNELTLHTEDDSTCVRFMQEV
- a CDS encoding MFS transporter, producing MGPFSPLPAGTRRNAYAVILLFGIVSLFGDMCYEGARSVAGPYLYILGGSAFVVAFVAGFGEFVGYGLRLISGYVADATRHYWTLTFLGYGMLLAVPFLALAGSWEIAAVLYIIERMGKGIRAPAKDAILSNVTVTVGRGWGFAIHEAMDQIGAIAGPLIFSAVFLVQGDYRGGFALLLIPFFLMMAALYITRMKAPVPEEMEMVSGTSGKHLSAQALVPYGIFTALTMAGFAVFPLIAYHYSSTGIVSNAQIPLFYAIAMGVDAVVALVAGRLYDRHGLIVLAAAPVVSFVIPFFAFGASYGSALFAAILWGAVMGIQETILRAAVADYTAVSKRGLAYGIFNTIYGASWFAGSLLLGWVYEISVPLVIAIMALVQCIALPVFFYARRVMEAGSERTLL
- a CDS encoding metal ABC transporter ATP-binding protein; translation: MNTKPPVIEVEQVNLFQNGHPVLEDVSLTVNEHEFHAIIGPNGGGKTTLLKVILGLIRPDSGTVRVMGGTPHAMRAHLGYVPQFRTFDFQFPISVEDMVVSGRLGHLDSPFRRLSHVDREAADEAMATMEITHLRDRPIHDISGGERQRAIIARALAGKPSVLLLDEPTVYVDSPTAERFYDILSRLRETMTIVLVTHDITALSPDVTHISCVNRRLFTHHDNQITEEMITGAYHCPVDLIAHGIPHRVIPDHDNRVFGGR
- the iorB gene encoding indolepyruvate ferredoxin oxidoreductase subunit beta yields the protein MTESFDVLIVGVGGQGTILASNILGTACLVAGVPVRGAETHGMAQRGGSVETHIRIGGVYGPLISPGTADLIISFDLLEALRYRHFLKPGGTIVTSDSVIVPTSAFTAGAEVPTEAEVMERLADVSCTAIDAAGLAIEAGTILAQNVVMLGAASHVLPLSVEALREAISRSVPPKTVETNIRAFELGREALNP
- the iorA gene encoding indolepyruvate ferredoxin oxidoreductase subunit alpha, with the translated sequence MNTRYMLGNEVIAHACLEAEIDFASGYPGTPSSEVIDSLRHQKDRDFYVEWSVNEKVAFENALAAAWTGIRSLVTMKHVGLNVAADPLLTSAYTGVTGGFVILSADDPYAHSSQNEQDSRRYALFAKIPCLDPASIRDAHSMMKAAFTLSEKVGLPVLFRPTTRICHSKSDIEPGDVGTGHRTGEFVRNPQQYVVIPVHTRVLHKTLNEKQAPLAKMLVEGGFNSAEVRGKTAIISGGIAASYVEELIPEGVSFAKIGAYPIDAEWLKAFVDQHETVLVIEELSPVIEESVRMAATTTVVHGKMDGHLALEGELSPAAVAQAMVSAGYVPTKTYPVVEPEAGIPSRPPLLCAGCGHRAVFYAMKRVFKDGIFPSDIGCYTLGIQLGVVDTTICMGASITVGSGIAQSGETRPVVCTIGDSTFLHTGIQGLLNAVYNGANITVVILDNRITAMTGHQPNPNTGVTATGVASPPVSLEAICRSVGATWVETVSSYDLTGLLEALKTAKGRDGVKVIVARQPCVIAARREGIRRKPYVVDPEVCTGCGLCVKFGCPAIEFHDGKALITSLCSGCSVCADICPAGAIHKGGAK
- a CDS encoding metal ABC transporter solute-binding protein, Zn/Mn family, whose product is MNNTTTPATQTGGITDSAPFTVAVTIPPYREFAEAIGGDHVTVMVMVPAGASPHTYEPTPGQLRALADTPLYLAVGSGIEFEEAWMESLTAVNPGMQVVDTSAGITLLHTDEGDAPVTDTTVGTDGDIRYDPHIWLSPANARVIARTIADAYITYAPADAAYFEGQFASYDAELEQLDQEIEETFAGTDKKTVLVYHPAWGYYADRYGLDMHAVETDGKEPSPANLQKIISTAKENEIPVIFASPESPTRNAEAIADEIGGQVVYISPLAEDYTDNLVQVTDAFRTWGV